TTGGCGTGGCGTCATTCGTGGCAAGTGGCGTGGTGTTTGGCGTGGCGAGTGGCGTGGCGTTTGGCGTGGCGTTTGGGGTGGTGTTAGGCGTGGTGTTTGGCGTGGCGTTTGGCGTGGTGTTAGGCGTGGCGTTTGGCGTGGCGTTTGGCGTGGCGATACTCCGTCCGGAAAATTGGCTTTTGGGTTTACCTTTTGTTGTGCGGTTCCCCCACAATAGACAATGGCAAATCCCCCGTGTTACCGCACTTCCGCTTTACTCCCTGTCTTTTCGGTTGAAAAATTGGCTGCGTCGAGAGTGGGAGACTGGTTTGCATAATGCTAACCAACTGCTGGCTTACACTCTTCAATTCATCCCCGTGATTCAAGCTGTAAATCAGGTGTTAGCAGAAACGCCTCCAGAGCAAGTCGTCTTTCGTGTCGTTCAGCTAGCAGAAGACCCTTTTGATTGGCAACTTGTGCGTTTTTCCTCTGCTTCTCTTAATGAAACGCTCAAGTCAACGTTTGTCGAAGATTTCTTTTCTTTGCCATTTTTCTTTTTCTTTCCTCGTCGTTGGAAAGAACAACTCCAACCTCGTTTTTTCACAGACACTCGCTTAGACACTCCAGCCCGTGCGACTGCAGCTGGTTTCTGGTATCTGCATGAAAAAGAACTAGCGAAAGCTGAGGAGGCTTTTGAAACAGTGCGTTCTCTTCTCTATGGTGAAGAAATGTTCACCCTTGCCCAAACTTTAGCAGCTTTTAACAAAGCAAAGGAACCAGATGCGATCGCTACAGTTGAAATTCCTCCCTTTCCACAAGAACCCCTGCTGCGTCCAGTTACCTGGCAAACTCTCACATCTCTACGTTGTGTCGTTGAGAATGCCGAGATTATACAGCGCAGTCAGTCTGCTTATCAACGCTCCTCAGCACTCAACCGTGCTTTAGGGGAACTCACAGAAATTCTAGATAATCCTGATACTCTGCCGCAAGCAGAACGCGGGTTAATTGTGGACATTGCCCAAACTTGGAAAACAGCCTTGGAGAGGATAGCCAAGGATGTCGGGAAAATTTCCATCATTGAACCTGTCAAGAACCCTTATGTTGTCGGTCCTCCAGTAGAGGGAGAACTGTTTGTTGGGCGAGAAGATGTGATGAGACAGTTAGAGGAGTTGTGGGTGAGAAGTTCTCAACTCCAGTCTGTTGTTATCTATGGTCATAGGCGGATGGGCAAAACTTCCATCTTGCGGAATGTCGCCAAGTTTGTAGGAGAAGGTGTACAGGTAGCTTATGTCAACCTCCTAGAAGTTGCAGATGCTCCCCAAGGAGTGGTAGAGGTGCTGATGGCGATTTCTGATGCCATTTCTGAAGTGATGCAAATTCCACCTCCAAGCAATGAGGATTTGCTGAGTCTTCCGCAACGGACGTTTTCAAGATACTTGACACAGGTGGAGGGAGAACTAGGAACTAAGGGTTTAATTGTCGCCTTAGACGAGTTTGAACAAATCGAGAAACTGATTGAGGCGGGAAAAATTCCTGTAGACTTTATGGGGTATCTCCGGGGGTTAGCGCACAAAAGCTCTAAAATCGCCTTTGCCTTCGCAGGGTTGCATACGTTGGAAGAGATGACTGCAGATTACTTTCAACCTTTCTTCGCTAGCGTCATTCCTATCCACGTTGGTTTCATCGAAGCTAAACCTACCCATCAGATGTTAGCAAATCCAGCTATCGAAGACTTTCCGCTCGACTACACGCCGGAAGCTCTTGATAAAATCTACGAACTCACGCACGGACAACCTTATTTAGTACAGCTTGTAGGTTTCCAACTCGTCCGGCGCTACAATGACGAGGTTTTTAACACAGGACGTGCCCAAGATCATATCCTTAAAATAGAGGAGGTCGAGGCTGTTGTCAACGACTCTGAGTTTTTCCAGCGGGGACGCTACTACTTTGATGGCGTTTGGGGTCAGGCGGTGCGGGGTGCTGCTGGTCAGCAGGCGATACTTAGGGCTTTAGCACCATCACCAGAAGGGCTAAGTCTTGAGGCGTTATCTCAAAGTACAAGCATAGAAATTGCTCCTTTACAAGAAGCACTTAATACTCTAAAGCGTCATGATGTCGTTGAAGAAATTGAGGGACGCTGGCGCATTATCGTAGAACTGTTTCGTAAATGGGTCTTAAAGTTGTAGAATATTATTTCTCTAAAAGCGACATATTTTAGGGCAATAATATTCTCAAACTGTATTATTGATGGCAGAAGATTCATGACATGGACATCTCTACAAGAACGAATTAATCAGCTGCCACTTATTCTTGCAGGACCAATTCTCAGACGCACTGAACCTAATGCAGTAACTGTATGGTTAGCCTTGAAAGAAAGCCGTAATGTTACTTTAGAAATATTTGATACTCACAAAAAAAGACTATTTAGTGGTAGTAGACAAACGACTCAATTTGGTACTCACTTGCATATAGTTGCTGTCACTGCTAAAACTTCATCAAATATACTTTTATATGGCGATAATTATCTTTACAACTTATATTTTGGTTATGGAGAAACGCTGCATCAACCTGGTGTATTAACTCCAGAAGGGTCAATTAAAAACATTACATATCCTCAATACGAGTTGCCTAGTTTTGCACTTGTGCCTAGTCATTTAAATGATGTGCGAATCATTCACGGTTCTTGTCGCAAGCCTCATGGTGAAAGTCTTGATGCACTGGTGGCAGTAGATAAAATGATTAAAGAAGCGCTAGAACAAGACCCAAAAAAACGACCGCATCAACTCTTCCTCACAGGCGATCAAATCTATGTAGATGATGTGGCAGATGCCTTACTTTTCATGTTAATGGATGCTAGTCAAACTCTTTTGGGATGGACGGAAAGATTACCAGATGTCAAAAATGTTGAGGAGTTAAATCCAGGAAAGCGGAACAATTTAGCAACACATACTGCTGGGTTTACGGCAAGTCTGAGCAAAATTAACACGATTTCCAATCTTGCCAAAAGTCATTTATTCACATTAGGTGAATTCTTGACAATGTATTTATTTGCTTGGAGTGATGTGCTGTGGACTAAACCCGAAGATTTCCCAACATTTGAAGATGTTCATCCCGATGCACCCAGATTTGGAAGAGGTCGAACTTCATTTAGAGAAGACGTTGGCTATTTACAAGATTTTCAGGCAACACTTAAGGATGTTCGGCGTGCATTAGCAAATATTCCTACATACATGATATTTGATGATCATGAAATTACTGATGATTGGTTTTTAAATGTGGCGTGGTGCGATCGCACCCTCAATAAACCTCTTGGTAGGCGGGTACTGCAAAATGCTTTACTTGCCTATGCTGTCTGCCAAGCTTGGGGAAACACACCAGAACAGTTTGAACAAGGCAAACCAGGAGATGCACTCCTCAAAGCAGCCGAGGCGTGGTCAACTTCCTTTGGGATAACCGCACAACACGAACAAGAAATTACTTTGCGCGTTGGTTTGCCATCCCTAACAGATATTAGAACAAGTCATCCTAGACGAGTTACCTATCAAGAAGGTTCTTTGAAATGGCACTATACTGTAACTGGTCCAGAATATGAAGTTTTAGTTCTAGACACACGCACTTGGCGGGCATTCCCAGGTCAGGACTTTGATTTTCCTGCACTTTTAAGCGTTGAAGGTTGCGATGAACAAATATCAAAAGTCGTTCGTCCAGAAAATGCAAAGGTAACTTTGGTGATATCACCCGGTCCAGTCATTGGCTTACCCTTTTTAGAAGCCGTACAAAAAATAGCTAAAAGTGTCACAGAAAAACTAGGGTGTGCTGCTTGGGGTTTCGACCCAGAAGCTTGGGGTTTAGAAGAAACAGCAATTGAAAGGCTGTTTGCCAGACTAGCACTACGGGCGTTACCTGCCCAAAAAAGCCGTGTCATTATCTTATCTGGTGATGTTCACTACAGTTTTGCAGCTCGCTTGCAATACTTGGCAATACGTCCTTTCCAAAGTTCTCACTATGTAGAGACGCTGGATGCAGCATCTCTACAATTAGTTGTTGCCCAATTTACTAGCAGTTCGCTTAAGAATGAAGCCAAAGGATTAGGTGGTAGTCGTTCATTACACACCAAGGGTTTTGTTCCTTTTAGGATTATCAAATATATACCAACAATAGAGATTTTAGGGTGGGAGAACAAAGGAGGGAAGGAACTAGAAATTGGTGTTTTTTACACTCTTGTAGACAACACAGTTCAACATCTTCCTTGGAGGCTTAAAGGTAGTCCAGCCAAAGTAAATTTAGTGCAAGAGCGCGATTGCTTTAGAGCATTACAAATCACCAAAAAACCTGAATGGTGGTATCGAATTGACTTTTTGTTAGCCAAATCGGAAAAAATTAATCAACTGCGAAGCTCTCATCCTGTCCAATCATATTCTGTCAAAGCGCCTCTACCAGGACAAGACCGCAAGCCGCTTTTGGAACAATACCTGGCAATGGCAAAAAACTATCGAGATTATATAGGTAAAAAAGGACAAGGTAAAGAAGTTGTAGGATTAAATAACATAGGTGAAATCACTTTTGAGTTAGTGAATGGTAAAGAAATCGCTGTGCAAACTCTTTGGTGGCGGCTGGAAAGCTGCCAGAAAGGCAAGCTATTGGAACCTTTCCCATTAACGAGAACTGAAGTCTCACTAGTATTTGATGACCAAAACTATCCAATGGATGAAGTGCTAAGAGAAGTTAAACCATGAGTCATATTATGTCCGTTTAAATAACCTTAATAAATTCCTAGTGAGGACAAGAGTCCTCTTGCTTGAGAAAGCAAGTACTAAAGTCCTTATTACAAACAAGTTTTATTATGGGTAATTTCCCGAACATGATATTATTGCTTGGCGTAGATCTTTTTATAAATTTTTATTAAAAAATAGTAATATTTTGCGTAATATCCTGTGTTTGGACTGATAAAGATAGCATATGCTGCAATAATAATCACGAATACTCCCTCCACTGTCATTTTGTCAGGCGAGGTTTTTTCTATCCACCGGGAATCCCACTTTTCTAACTTTTTTACTGTTGTTTGTAGAAAGTATTTATACTTGTTGTAAATAACAAAATTTTTAGAGATAGTTGATCTGTATATCTTGATTTTTGAAAGGGAAAATAAAATT
The sequence above is a segment of the Mastigocladopsis repens PCC 10914 genome. Coding sequences within it:
- a CDS encoding metallophosphoesterase family protein, yielding MTWTSLQERINQLPLILAGPILRRTEPNAVTVWLALKESRNVTLEIFDTHKKRLFSGSRQTTQFGTHLHIVAVTAKTSSNILLYGDNYLYNLYFGYGETLHQPGVLTPEGSIKNITYPQYELPSFALVPSHLNDVRIIHGSCRKPHGESLDALVAVDKMIKEALEQDPKKRPHQLFLTGDQIYVDDVADALLFMLMDASQTLLGWTERLPDVKNVEELNPGKRNNLATHTAGFTASLSKINTISNLAKSHLFTLGEFLTMYLFAWSDVLWTKPEDFPTFEDVHPDAPRFGRGRTSFREDVGYLQDFQATLKDVRRALANIPTYMIFDDHEITDDWFLNVAWCDRTLNKPLGRRVLQNALLAYAVCQAWGNTPEQFEQGKPGDALLKAAEAWSTSFGITAQHEQEITLRVGLPSLTDIRTSHPRRVTYQEGSLKWHYTVTGPEYEVLVLDTRTWRAFPGQDFDFPALLSVEGCDEQISKVVRPENAKVTLVISPGPVIGLPFLEAVQKIAKSVTEKLGCAAWGFDPEAWGLEETAIERLFARLALRALPAQKSRVIILSGDVHYSFAARLQYLAIRPFQSSHYVETLDAASLQLVVAQFTSSSLKNEAKGLGGSRSLHTKGFVPFRIIKYIPTIEILGWENKGGKELEIGVFYTLVDNTVQHLPWRLKGSPAKVNLVQERDCFRALQITKKPEWWYRIDFLLAKSEKINQLRSSHPVQSYSVKAPLPGQDRKPLLEQYLAMAKNYRDYIGKKGQGKEVVGLNNIGEITFELVNGKEIAVQTLWWRLESCQKGKLLEPFPLTRTEVSLVFDDQNYPMDEVLREVKP
- a CDS encoding AAA family ATPase yields the protein MNQQTPVPRLDLAPKLKRPLSLWNPLDYLRLLYWVFYFPQALRWYVDTFGGGYIPSWEMNWRKEWELLRQNPIQRNLLFQGLVLTVVTSLFLGGFLQQLHIPINWYGVASGVAICVAGGVVFGMASDVASFVASGVRLGMASFVASGVAFGVVFGVAFGVRLGVALFVASGVAGGVAFGVASFVASGVVFGVASGVAFGVAFGVVLGVVFGVAFGVVLGVAFGVAFGVAILRPENWLLGLPFVVRFPHNRQWQIPRVTALPLYSLSFRLKNWLRREWETGLHNANQLLAYTLQFIPVIQAVNQVLAETPPEQVVFRVVQLAEDPFDWQLVRFSSASLNETLKSTFVEDFFSLPFFFFFPRRWKEQLQPRFFTDTRLDTPARATAAGFWYLHEKELAKAEEAFETVRSLLYGEEMFTLAQTLAAFNKAKEPDAIATVEIPPFPQEPLLRPVTWQTLTSLRCVVENAEIIQRSQSAYQRSSALNRALGELTEILDNPDTLPQAERGLIVDIAQTWKTALERIAKDVGKISIIEPVKNPYVVGPPVEGELFVGREDVMRQLEELWVRSSQLQSVVIYGHRRMGKTSILRNVAKFVGEGVQVAYVNLLEVADAPQGVVEVLMAISDAISEVMQIPPPSNEDLLSLPQRTFSRYLTQVEGELGTKGLIVALDEFEQIEKLIEAGKIPVDFMGYLRGLAHKSSKIAFAFAGLHTLEEMTADYFQPFFASVIPIHVGFIEAKPTHQMLANPAIEDFPLDYTPEALDKIYELTHGQPYLVQLVGFQLVRRYNDEVFNTGRAQDHILKIEEVEAVVNDSEFFQRGRYYFDGVWGQAVRGAAGQQAILRALAPSPEGLSLEALSQSTSIEIAPLQEALNTLKRHDVVEEIEGRWRIIVELFRKWVLKL